A genomic window from Arthrobacter sp. FW305-BF8 includes:
- the glyA gene encoding serine hydroxymethyltransferase, translated as MSGAGAAGTETVAFEQVVSPSLNADLADLDPEIAAKIDDELGRQREGLEMIASENHTAAAVMQAQGSVLTNKYAEGYPGKRYYGGCEHVDVIEQLAIDRVKALFGAEYANVQPHSGAQANASVMHALIKPGDTIMGLNLAHGGHLTHGMRINFSGRLYNVIPYQVREEDHRIDMAEVERLAQEHKPQLIVAGWSAYARQLDFAEFRRIADSVGAYLMVDMAHFAGLVAAGLHPSPVPHAHVTTSTTHKTLAGPRGGIILTNDADVAKKINSAVFPGQQGGPLEHVIAGKAVAFKIAASEEFKERQERVLAGARILAERLVQPDVTAEGISVVSGGTDVHLVLVDLRDCELDGQQAEDRLAAIDITVNRNAVPFDPRPPMVTSGLRIGTPALATRGFGEAAFSEVADIIAEALTADAGADLSGLRTRVEALAAAHPLYPSVTPLS; from the coding sequence GTGAGCGGCGCAGGTGCCGCAGGCACAGAAACAGTCGCTTTCGAGCAGGTAGTGTCCCCGAGCCTGAACGCGGACCTCGCGGACCTGGATCCGGAGATCGCGGCGAAGATCGACGACGAGCTCGGCCGCCAGCGCGAGGGCCTGGAGATGATTGCGTCGGAGAACCACACCGCCGCGGCAGTGATGCAGGCGCAGGGTTCGGTGCTGACCAACAAGTACGCCGAGGGCTACCCGGGCAAGCGCTACTACGGCGGCTGCGAGCACGTGGACGTGATCGAGCAGTTGGCGATCGACCGGGTCAAGGCCCTGTTCGGTGCCGAGTACGCGAACGTCCAGCCGCACTCCGGTGCCCAGGCCAACGCCTCGGTGATGCACGCCCTGATCAAGCCGGGCGACACCATCATGGGCCTGAACCTGGCCCACGGCGGGCACCTGACCCACGGCATGCGGATCAACTTCTCCGGCCGCCTCTACAACGTGATTCCGTACCAGGTCCGCGAAGAGGACCACCGGATCGACATGGCCGAGGTGGAGCGCCTGGCCCAGGAGCACAAGCCGCAGCTGATCGTGGCCGGCTGGTCCGCCTACGCCCGCCAGCTCGACTTCGCCGAGTTCCGCCGGATCGCCGATTCCGTGGGCGCCTACCTGATGGTGGACATGGCGCACTTCGCCGGCCTCGTGGCCGCGGGCCTGCACCCGTCCCCGGTCCCGCACGCGCACGTCACCACGTCCACGACGCACAAGACCCTCGCCGGTCCGCGCGGCGGCATCATCCTGACCAACGACGCCGACGTCGCCAAGAAGATCAACTCGGCAGTGTTCCCCGGCCAGCAGGGCGGCCCGCTGGAGCACGTGATCGCGGGCAAGGCCGTGGCCTTCAAAATCGCCGCGTCCGAGGAGTTCAAGGAACGCCAGGAGCGCGTGCTCGCCGGTGCCCGGATCCTGGCCGAGCGCCTGGTCCAGCCCGACGTCACGGCCGAGGGCATCTCCGTGGTCTCCGGCGGCACGGACGTGCACCTGGTCCTGGTGGACCTGCGCGACTGCGAGCTCGACGGCCAGCAGGCCGAAGACCGCCTCGCTGCGATCGACATCACCGTGAACCGCAACGCCGTGCCGTTCGATCCGCGTCCGCCGATGGTCACTTCCGGGCTGCGCATCGGCACCCCGGCGCTGGCCACCCGAGGCTTCGGCGAAGCAGCCTTCAGCGAGGTTGCGGACATCATCGCCGAGGCCCTGACCGCCGACGCCGGAGCCGACCTGTCCGGACTGCGCACCCGGGTAGAGGCCCTGGCCGCCGCCCACCCGCTCTACCCGTCCGTAACACCGCTCAGCTGA
- a CDS encoding L-serine ammonia-lyase, which produces MAVGVFDLFSIGIGPSSSHTVGPMRAAAVFAGELKSSGKLETVASLRVDLYGSLAATGHGHGTMTAILLGLEGFHPELILPDEVEDRLAAIAESGTLQLAGSVPLPYGVKDMVLRPLTILPRHTNGMTFTVSDAQGDILHSATFFSVGGGFIVREGEEDAAQQELDESKKELPLPFRTAAELLEHCRAQGLSIADIMLVNERASRSEEDIRAGLLHIYSVMEGCVEVSLKREGLLPGGLKVRRRAPDWHERLLKEGRDHGGDYRDPKYWQEWVNLIALAVNEENASGGRVVTAPTNGAAGIIPAVLYYALHFAPGMDKASQEDRDDVVVKFLLAAGAVGVLYKEQASISGAEVGCQGEVGSASSMAAAGLAEVMGGTPAQVENAAEIAMEHNLGLTCDPIGGLVQVPCIERNAIAAAKAINAAKMALWGDGSHRVSLDEVIVTMRETGKDMSSKYKETAMGGLAVNVVEC; this is translated from the coding sequence ATGGCCGTTGGAGTCTTTGATCTCTTTTCCATTGGGATCGGGCCCTCGAGTTCGCACACTGTAGGGCCGATGCGTGCCGCTGCCGTTTTTGCCGGGGAGCTCAAATCCTCCGGGAAGCTGGAGACCGTGGCGTCGCTGCGGGTGGACCTGTACGGCTCGCTCGCGGCAACCGGGCACGGGCACGGCACCATGACGGCCATCCTGCTGGGCCTGGAGGGCTTCCACCCCGAGCTGATCCTTCCCGATGAGGTCGAGGATCGGCTGGCAGCCATTGCCGAATCTGGCACTCTGCAGCTGGCCGGGTCCGTGCCGCTGCCGTACGGGGTCAAGGACATGGTGCTCCGGCCGCTGACGATCCTGCCGCGGCACACCAACGGCATGACCTTTACGGTTTCGGACGCCCAGGGCGACATCCTGCACAGCGCCACGTTCTTTTCCGTTGGTGGCGGCTTTATTGTCCGCGAGGGTGAGGAGGATGCGGCGCAGCAGGAACTGGACGAGTCCAAGAAGGAGCTGCCGCTGCCGTTCCGAACAGCGGCGGAGCTGCTGGAGCACTGCCGCGCACAGGGCCTGTCCATCGCGGACATCATGCTGGTCAACGAGCGCGCATCCCGGTCCGAGGAGGACATCCGGGCGGGCCTGCTCCACATCTACTCGGTGATGGAAGGCTGCGTGGAGGTCAGCCTGAAGCGCGAGGGGCTGCTGCCCGGCGGACTGAAGGTCCGCCGTCGTGCCCCCGACTGGCATGAACGCCTGCTGAAGGAAGGCCGTGACCACGGAGGGGACTACCGGGACCCCAAGTACTGGCAGGAGTGGGTGAACCTGATCGCGCTGGCGGTTAACGAGGAGAACGCTTCGGGCGGCCGGGTGGTGACCGCCCCGACGAACGGCGCCGCCGGCATCATCCCCGCCGTCCTGTACTACGCGCTGCACTTCGCTCCGGGTATGGACAAGGCCAGCCAGGAAGACCGCGACGACGTCGTGGTGAAGTTCCTGCTCGCCGCCGGTGCCGTCGGGGTGCTGTACAAGGAACAGGCGTCGATCTCGGGCGCGGAGGTGGGCTGCCAGGGTGAGGTGGGTTCGGCGTCGTCGATGGCTGCCGCTGGCCTGGCCGAGGTCATGGGAGGCACGCCCGCGCAGGTGGAGAACGCGGCCGAGATCGCGATGGAACACAACCTGGGTCTGACCTGCGACCCGATCGGCGGGCTGGTGCAGGTGCCCTGCATCGAACGGAACGCGATCGCCGCCGCGAAGGCGATCAATGCGGCCAAGATGGCGCTGTGGGGCGACGGCTCGCACCGGGTCTCGCTGGACGAGGTCATCGTGACCATGCGCGAGACCGGCAAGGACATGAGCTCGAAGTACAAGGAAACCGCGATGGGCGGACTGGCGGTCAACGTCGTCGAATGCTGA
- the gcvH gene encoding glycine cleavage system protein GcvH has protein sequence MAKVAAELQYSDEHEWVSREDGNVVSIGISAVATDALGDIVYVDLPEVGSAVTAGETCGEVESTKSVSDLYSPVTGEVTEINPVVVEDPALINSDPYGAGWLFKVAADSEGPLLSAEEYASKNGGEL, from the coding sequence ATGGCAAAAGTTGCCGCTGAACTGCAGTACTCCGACGAGCACGAGTGGGTTTCCCGCGAGGACGGGAACGTTGTGTCCATTGGCATTTCCGCCGTGGCCACTGACGCCCTCGGCGACATTGTTTACGTGGACCTGCCCGAGGTCGGCTCGGCCGTGACCGCGGGGGAGACCTGCGGCGAGGTGGAGTCCACCAAGTCCGTATCGGACCTGTACTCCCCGGTGACGGGCGAGGTCACGGAGATCAACCCGGTCGTCGTCGAGGACCCGGCGCTGATCAACAGCGATCCGTACGGTGCAGGCTGGCTGTTCAAGGTGGCCGCCGATTCCGAGGGCCCGCTGCTGTCGGCCGAAGAGTACGCTTCCAAGAACGGCGGCGAGCTGTGA
- a CDS encoding TspO/MBR family protein → MRSRDPMPVAGSGNDAITSGDGAEPRRTAVELAALLGFLAPSALVAWLGSQATISNVTGWYAAADKAPWSPPNWVFGPVWTVLYTAMAVAAWLVWRSRSPKRRAALTVYGVQLALNLAWTPVFFGLYPAWGSAALWLALGIIIALALAVAATVLLFGPIRRTAGLLMLPYLSWIVFASSLNLWAAANN, encoded by the coding sequence ATGAGAAGCAGGGACCCCATGCCGGTCGCGGGATCCGGAAACGACGCCATCACCAGCGGTGACGGGGCCGAGCCGCGGCGCACCGCCGTCGAACTTGCTGCGCTCCTGGGTTTCCTGGCGCCGTCCGCCTTGGTAGCTTGGCTGGGCTCCCAGGCAACGATCAGCAACGTCACGGGCTGGTATGCCGCGGCGGACAAGGCGCCGTGGTCCCCGCCCAACTGGGTGTTCGGGCCGGTCTGGACGGTGCTGTACACGGCCATGGCAGTGGCGGCCTGGCTCGTGTGGCGGAGCCGCAGCCCGAAGCGCAGGGCGGCGCTCACCGTCTACGGCGTGCAGCTTGCCCTGAACCTGGCGTGGACGCCCGTGTTCTTCGGGCTGTATCCGGCGTGGGGTTCAGCCGCGCTCTGGCTGGCGCTGGGCATCATCATTGCGCTGGCGCTGGCTGTCGCCGCCACCGTGCTCCTGTTCGGACCGATCCGCCGCACCGCCGGCCTGCTCATGCTGCCGTACCTGTCATGGATCGTCTTCGCGTCGAGCCTGAACCTCTGGGCGGCCGCCAACAACTAG